The following are encoded in a window of Fretibacter rubidus genomic DNA:
- a CDS encoding ATP-binding protein has translation MTTTSIDNRGQRSAVARPSQKTVTAPAGQRAAASAPPYQRIEIGRILSVGSSMAMVSVNKQVIRNNQLAMAQLGTVLKIITSNSIVVAMVSSLKIGSPDEEGLGDGCLARLDILGEITTNPTTRETRFYRGVRSFPVLNEPVYNMSPQDLKLIFSTEKARCIEVGRLQQDNNIVAQVRIDDLLSKHFAIIGSTGSGKSCTVALVLQAILKNSPTAHVVLFDPHNEYSKSFGNLAEVIRPNTLDIPLWMFNFEETCELLTSDVLDQAREEQEVLNDAILKAKRLFEASRENGDVSSQAKFDDIEKSLHRIASHISLDSPVPYRIRDVLKLIDHNMGKLENSSNLGPFKRLKRRIEGLISDPRYQFVFRNQASPDTIANIVGRIFRIPVMGKPISILDFSGIPSEALNIVVAVVSRLAFELAMWSERKIPILLVCEEAHRYIPADKSLGFHSTRRAISRIAKEGRKYGVSLAIVSQRPSELEPSTLSQCSTIFSMRLSNELDQNFVRAAVPDGAAELLSFLPSLGTAETMVFGESVNLPMRVVLNTLPEQYRPHSSSASFTELWAGADCTPEFMDKVFDQWRSRSLQRDDDATTPSGVRRPAATQSATPNAASDPRAHMQRLAAERAAAQPTGLRQAVMQNEAIRNAAQRLERPQQSLAEVKSLLNNAFNREP, from the coding sequence ATGACAACCACATCTATTGATAACAGGGGACAGCGGAGTGCAGTAGCACGCCCAAGCCAGAAAACTGTCACAGCGCCCGCTGGACAGCGTGCAGCGGCGTCTGCACCGCCCTATCAGCGTATCGAAATTGGCCGTATTCTCTCTGTTGGGTCTTCCATGGCGATGGTATCGGTCAATAAGCAGGTTATCCGTAATAACCAACTGGCCATGGCGCAGCTTGGCACGGTGCTTAAAATCATCACCAGTAATTCTATTGTCGTCGCGATGGTCAGCTCTCTTAAAATCGGCAGTCCTGATGAAGAAGGCCTCGGTGATGGCTGTCTAGCGCGGCTTGATATTCTCGGCGAGATTACGACAAACCCAACCACGCGTGAGACCCGCTTTTACCGCGGCGTGCGTAGTTTCCCCGTTTTAAACGAGCCCGTCTACAATATGTCGCCGCAGGACTTGAAACTAATCTTTAGCACCGAAAAAGCGCGCTGTATTGAGGTTGGTCGTCTGCAACAAGACAATAATATTGTCGCTCAAGTGCGTATCGATGATCTGCTGTCCAAGCACTTTGCGATTATTGGCTCTACGGGCTCTGGTAAGTCCTGTACTGTGGCGTTGGTTTTGCAGGCGATTTTGAAAAATAGTCCAACCGCTCATGTGGTGCTGTTTGATCCGCATAATGAATATTCCAAAAGCTTTGGTAATTTGGCCGAAGTTATTCGCCCCAACACACTGGATATTCCGCTTTGGATGTTCAACTTTGAGGAAACATGCGAGCTTTTGACCTCTGACGTGTTGGATCAAGCACGCGAAGAGCAAGAAGTTCTCAATGACGCTATTTTGAAAGCCAAACGCCTATTTGAAGCGTCACGCGAAAATGGCGATGTGTCCAGCCAAGCCAAGTTTGATGATATTGAGAAAAGCCTGCACCGTATCGCCAGCCATATTTCGCTCGATAGTCCCGTGCCTTACCGTATTCGCGACGTTCTAAAACTGATCGATCACAATATGGGCAAGCTAGAAAATAGTAGCAACCTTGGCCCGTTTAAGCGTCTAAAGCGCCGTATCGAGGGTCTGATTTCTGACCCGCGTTATCAATTTGTATTTCGTAACCAAGCGTCGCCTGACACGATTGCCAATATCGTCGGTCGTATTTTCCGTATTCCTGTCATGGGCAAGCCCATCTCTATTCTTGATTTCTCTGGTATTCCGTCCGAAGCGCTTAATATTGTTGTGGCCGTTGTCAGCCGTCTCGCTTTTGAGCTTGCCATGTGGTCAGAACGTAAAATTCCAATCTTGCTGGTTTGCGAAGAAGCTCACCGTTATATTCCTGCAGATAAAAGCCTCGGCTTTCATTCTACCCGCCGGGCCATTTCACGCATCGCCAAAGAAGGCCGTAAATATGGTGTGTCGCTGGCGATTGTATCGCAACGCCCATCCGAGCTAGAGCCGTCCACGCTGTCACAATGTTCGACCATATTCTCTATGCGTCTGTCTAATGAGTTGGACCAAAACTTTGTACGCGCGGCGGTCCCTGACGGAGCGGCTGAGTTACTGTCGTTCTTGCCGTCCCTTGGTACGGCAGAGACTATGGTGTTTGGCGAATCGGTGAACTTGCCGATGCGGGTTGTGCTTAACACCTTGCCAGAACAATACCGTCCACATAGCTCGTCCGCGTCGTTTACAGAATTATGGGCCGGGGCAGATTGTACGCCCGAATTTATGGATAAAGTCTTTGATCAATGGCGCTCACGCTCTTTGCAACGCGATGATGACGCAACAACACCGTCTGGTGTTCGTCGTCCCGCAGCTACCCAATCCGCAACGCCCAATGCCGCCTCAGATCCGCGCGCACATATGCAGCGCTTAGCAGCCGAGCGCGCAGCCGCACAGCCCACGGGTTTGCGCCAGGCAGTGATGCAGAATGAGGCCATTCGCAACGCCGCCCAAAGGCTGGAACGTCCGCAGCAATCCTTGGCCGAGGTCAAAAGCCTGCTTAATAACGCCTTTAACCGCGAGCCATAA
- a CDS encoding cysteine synthase A — protein MAAASVLDLIGNTPLLRLNEASKLTGCEILGKAEFLNPGQSVKDRAALEIIRAAERSGELKPGGVVVEGTAGNTGIGLAMVCSALGYRCKIIMPRTQSQEKKDAIKLLGAELIEVDAVPYANPKNYVRYSEEVAKNTKDGVWANQFDNTANRDAHIKTTGPEIFEQTQGKVDGFVCAVGSGGTIGGVSMALKARNPKIMIGLADPYGSKLYDYYQNGELKSEGNSVTEGIGQGRITKNLEGVVIDRSYKIDDREALEIVFALNQLEGICLGGSSGINIAGAIHLARELGPGHTIVTILCDYGQRYQSKIYNPEFLREKGLPVPSWIC, from the coding sequence ATGGCCGCCGCATCAGTACTTGACTTAATTGGTAACACGCCGCTTCTGCGCCTGAATGAGGCGTCAAAGCTGACGGGCTGTGAAATACTCGGCAAAGCTGAATTTTTAAATCCGGGTCAATCGGTCAAAGACCGCGCAGCGCTGGAGATTATTCGCGCGGCGGAACGCAGCGGCGAGCTCAAGCCCGGAGGCGTGGTCGTCGAAGGGACAGCCGGTAATACGGGTATCGGACTGGCCATGGTGTGTTCAGCCCTTGGTTACCGCTGTAAAATCATTATGCCGCGCACGCAGTCCCAAGAAAAAAAAGATGCGATTAAGCTGCTGGGCGCGGAACTTATCGAGGTGGACGCCGTGCCGTATGCCAACCCCAAAAACTATGTGCGCTATTCCGAAGAGGTCGCCAAAAATACCAAAGACGGCGTTTGGGCCAATCAATTTGATAATACAGCCAATCGCGATGCCCATATCAAAACCACGGGACCAGAGATTTTTGAACAAACCCAAGGCAAGGTCGACGGATTTGTTTGCGCGGTCGGCTCTGGCGGGACGATTGGCGGCGTGTCTATGGCGCTAAAGGCGCGCAACCCGAAAATCATGATTGGCTTGGCGGATCCTTACGGCTCAAAACTTTATGATTATTACCAAAACGGCGAACTAAAGTCCGAAGGTAATTCCGTCACGGAGGGCATTGGCCAAGGGCGCATCACCAAAAACCTTGAAGGGGTCGTGATTGACCGTAGTTATAAAATTGATGACCGAGAGGCCTTAGAGATTGTCTTTGCGCTGAACCAGCTAGAAGGCATCTGCCTTGGCGGCTCATCTGGGATCAATATTGCAGGCGCCATTCATCTCGCGCGCGAGCTAGGCCCCGGCCATACGATTGTGACAATCCTGTGTGATTACGGGCAGCGCTACCAAAGCAAGATTTACAATCCAGAGTTCCTGCGTGAAAAAGGCCTGCCGGTCCCGAGTTGGATATGCTAG
- a CDS encoding ATP-binding protein — protein MIGNIFKVLISVKAKLFFGFLAMAMIILGLGGYAYVSTSNAGAVVEDTFDRPLMAINFARSAGQVFSQLEIDVIEQLQTGAEQQTIDPASITPLLSRFKADLKVSQDRSIAPKAVPFFKVIETELAQWEQIMLPAGSTVSAASITKAQTHADIIEQQLDIIVELQTGQSFLAREAAIARMDEIKKYNLWAGIAALTLTLLLSAWISVTIIAPLKAAAAAARKISAGDFNVDIPPGGDDETGVLLKTMSSMQRNIRDRMGQEQNLRALAQHRLSDSVTNSRDAILLTDTGGVIIVSNPQIGQMFPALADFDLIQRPFSNYFDETGAPLNEPCQFNSERREIKFNDGRWARVSASKTQEGGRLFIWSDITEAKIRSQNLLEAKEAAEAADKAKTLFLAAMSHELRTPLNAVIGFSDIIKSHYDQEGKHPDHAEMAGLISQSGAHLLNIVKDVLSVADGNAADNLNMDLKPVEMADVVNFCMKTIASEAEKNNVQLLWKAPVQPIPVYGDELRLQQLLLNLLSNAIKYNRDNGRVRVALTTNDKNAVCLDVIDSGIGIDKADLDRIMEPFVQVDSGFTRKYDGVGLGLSIVKQILTPHKGRIFIRSKVGHGTVVRIVLPALMQSQRQQSNP, from the coding sequence ATGATCGGCAATATTTTCAAAGTTCTGATCTCAGTAAAAGCCAAATTGTTTTTTGGCTTTCTCGCGATGGCTATGATTATTTTGGGCTTGGGCGGCTACGCCTATGTGTCGACCAGTAATGCTGGGGCTGTAGTGGAGGATACATTTGACCGTCCTCTAATGGCGATTAATTTTGCGCGCTCTGCGGGGCAAGTGTTTAGTCAGCTTGAGATTGACGTTATCGAACAGTTGCAAACGGGTGCCGAGCAGCAAACCATTGACCCTGCGTCTATTACGCCGCTGCTGTCACGGTTTAAGGCTGATCTAAAGGTCAGCCAAGACCGTTCTATCGCACCCAAAGCGGTGCCGTTTTTCAAAGTTATTGAGACAGAGCTCGCCCAATGGGAACAGATTATGCTGCCCGCAGGTAGCACTGTGAGTGCTGCATCAATCACGAAAGCGCAAACCCATGCTGACATAATAGAGCAGCAACTAGACATTATTGTGGAGTTACAAACGGGCCAAAGCTTCCTCGCCCGCGAAGCGGCCATTGCGCGTATGGACGAGATTAAAAAGTACAACCTTTGGGCGGGTATAGCGGCTTTGACCCTTACTTTATTACTTTCTGCGTGGATTTCTGTGACGATTATTGCGCCGTTAAAAGCGGCTGCGGCTGCGGCGCGTAAGATTTCTGCGGGCGATTTCAATGTTGATATTCCACCAGGGGGTGATGACGAAACGGGTGTCTTACTCAAAACAATGTCATCCATGCAGCGCAATATTCGTGACCGTATGGGCCAAGAACAAAACTTACGGGCTTTGGCTCAACACCGTTTATCTGATTCCGTGACAAACTCACGTGACGCGATTTTGCTGACCGATACAGGCGGTGTCATCATTGTGTCCAACCCCCAAATTGGTCAGATGTTTCCCGCGCTTGCTGACTTTGATCTTATCCAACGGCCCTTTAGCAACTATTTTGATGAAACCGGCGCACCGCTGAATGAGCCATGCCAGTTTAACAGTGAGCGCCGTGAAATTAAGTTCAATGACGGTCGTTGGGCCCGCGTGTCAGCGTCCAAGACACAAGAAGGCGGACGATTATTCATCTGGAGCGACATAACAGAAGCCAAAATCCGGTCGCAAAACTTACTAGAAGCCAAAGAAGCTGCTGAAGCTGCTGATAAGGCCAAAACATTATTTCTAGCCGCGATGAGCCACGAATTACGGACACCTCTTAACGCCGTGATTGGGTTTTCTGATATTATCAAAAGCCATTATGACCAAGAAGGAAAGCATCCTGATCATGCTGAAATGGCGGGCTTGATTTCCCAAAGCGGCGCACATCTTCTGAATATTGTAAAAGACGTGCTTAGCGTTGCCGATGGGAATGCGGCGGATAATTTAAATATGGATTTGAAGCCTGTTGAAATGGCGGATGTTGTCAATTTCTGCATGAAAACAATCGCCAGCGAGGCTGAAAAAAATAATGTGCAATTGCTATGGAAAGCCCCAGTTCAGCCTATTCCTGTTTATGGGGACGAATTACGGTTGCAGCAGCTTTTACTGAATCTTCTATCGAATGCGATAAAATATAACCGTGACAATGGCCGCGTTCGGGTGGCCCTTACCACAAACGATAAGAATGCTGTGTGTTTAGATGTCATCGACAGCGGTATTGGCATCGACAAAGCTGATTTAGACCGCATCATGGAACCGTTTGTTCAGGTCGATAGTGGTTTCACGCGCAAATATGACGGCGTGGGATTGGGGCTGTCTATCGTTAAACAAATTCTAACGCCGCATAAGGGTCGAATTTTTATTCGATCAAAAGTTGGACACGGCACAGTCGTTCGCATTGTTTTGCCGGCTTTAATGCAATCTCAACGTCAACAGAGTAACCCTTGA
- a CDS encoding group 1 truncated hemoglobin, with product MKYGLKSTVKFVVLMTTVAVISGCQTMSPTASSSTLYDMLGGNQGVTKIVQGTLDYTLSDSRIAHTFDNSNVKRVETLLIEQICDLTDGPCEYSGQTMERSHRGLNLNSMHFNALVENMQKAMRDNNVPFRTQNQLLAILAPMHDDVVGRSR from the coding sequence ATGAAATATGGTCTTAAATCGACGGTTAAATTTGTGGTTCTTATGACCACTGTTGCGGTGATAAGCGGGTGCCAGACAATGTCGCCAACCGCGTCGTCGTCAACGCTTTATGACATGCTTGGCGGCAATCAAGGTGTTACAAAAATCGTTCAAGGCACTTTGGATTACACGCTATCTGATTCGCGTATCGCCCATACCTTTGATAATTCTAATGTGAAACGGGTCGAGACCCTGTTGATCGAGCAAATTTGCGATTTGACAGATGGGCCCTGTGAATACTCAGGTCAAACCATGGAACGCTCTCACCGCGGATTGAACCTTAATTCGATGCATTTTAATGCGCTGGTCGAAAATATGCAAAAAGCAATGCGGGATAATAATGTGCCGTTTCGAACTCAAAATCAGCTTCTGGCAATCCTAGCGCCGATGCATGATGATGTTGTGGGACGGTCGCGTTAG
- a CDS encoding plastocyanin/azurin family copper-binding protein: MAAIFYPIGVLAQSKTEHVISQKNRTYAPGKIDIKTGESLKIVNDDIFLHHAFIDSEALEFDSGSMDEGEQAVVTFDTPGIYNVQCAIHPKMNLEVTVK, translated from the coding sequence GTGGCAGCAATTTTCTATCCAATTGGCGTTTTAGCGCAGTCAAAAACTGAGCATGTTATTTCCCAAAAAAACCGAACCTATGCACCCGGCAAGATTGATATTAAAACGGGCGAAAGTTTGAAAATTGTCAATGATGATATTTTTCTGCATCACGCTTTTATCGACTCAGAGGCACTTGAATTTGATTCAGGGTCTATGGACGAGGGCGAACAGGCTGTTGTGACGTTTGACACGCCAGGCATATATAATGTGCAATGCGCCATTCATCCAAAGATGAATTTGGAAGTGACAGTTAAATAA
- the arfB gene encoding alternative ribosome rescue aminoacyl-tRNA hydrolase ArfB, with product MEFLSVKPRVKIPMAEIELSAIRAQGPGGQNVNKVSSAIHLRFDVANSETLLGGHKARIIAYSDKRITKDGIIVIKAQNHRTQERNKDEALERLKELLIAALYIEPKRRPTRPSMSSVRRNKKKNERRKEVKALRGKVRRDEG from the coding sequence GTGGAGTTTTTATCCGTCAAACCCCGCGTTAAAATTCCGATGGCCGAGATTGAGCTGTCGGCGATACGCGCGCAGGGGCCGGGCGGGCAGAACGTTAATAAAGTCAGCAGCGCCATTCACTTGCGCTTTGATGTAGCAAATTCAGAAACACTTTTGGGCGGGCATAAAGCGCGCATAATAGCTTATTCTGACAAACGGATTACCAAAGACGGCATCATTGTTATCAAAGCCCAAAACCACCGCACGCAAGAGCGCAATAAAGACGAGGCGCTAGAGCGTTTAAAAGAGCTCTTGATTGCGGCCCTTTACATCGAACCCAAACGCCGCCCGACGCGTCCGTCTATGAGCTCCGTGCGCCGTAACAAGAAAAAGAATGAACGCCGTAAAGAAGTGAAAGCCTTGCGGGGCAAAGTAAGGCGAGATGAGGGTTAG
- the kdsA gene encoding 3-deoxy-8-phosphooctulonate synthase translates to MTQQNSVITLPLPSGGHYKIGNALPLTIFAGPCAMESRDHALMTAERLKGIGARTGINIVYKSSYDKANRTSIHSARGIGLDAAMDIFKEIQTEIGLPVLTDTHTAEQAKIVGEVVDILQIPAFLCRQTDLLVAAAKTGKAINVKKGQFLAPWDMKNVLAKVVEAGNGNVMACERGASFGYNTLVTDFRGLPIMKGFGAPVVFDATHSVQQPGGQGGTSGGQREFVPHLARAAASIGVAAIFMETHPDPDNAPSDGPNMIPMDQFEALLNDIKRFDDLSKSSPALSIQ, encoded by the coding sequence ATGACCCAACAAAATTCTGTGATCACTCTGCCCCTGCCTTCGGGTGGGCATTATAAAATCGGTAATGCATTGCCGTTGACCATTTTTGCGGGCCCTTGCGCAATGGAGTCCCGTGATCATGCGCTGATGACGGCTGAACGCCTAAAGGGCATCGGTGCGCGGACGGGCATCAATATCGTTTATAAATCCAGTTATGACAAAGCCAACCGCACCTCTATTCATAGCGCGCGCGGCATTGGGCTCGACGCGGCGATGGATATTTTCAAAGAAATCCAAACGGAGATTGGCCTGCCTGTCTTGACCGATACCCATACGGCAGAACAAGCCAAGATCGTGGGCGAGGTCGTGGACATTTTGCAAATCCCGGCTTTCCTCTGTCGTCAGACGGACCTTCTGGTCGCGGCGGCCAAAACGGGCAAAGCTATTAATGTCAAAAAGGGCCAGTTCCTTGCACCGTGGGATATGAAAAACGTTCTCGCGAAGGTCGTGGAAGCCGGTAACGGCAACGTCATGGCCTGCGAACGCGGGGCAAGCTTTGGCTATAACACATTGGTCACAGATTTTCGCGGCCTTCCGATTATGAAAGGCTTCGGTGCGCCAGTTGTCTTTGACGCGACGCATTCTGTGCAACAACCCGGCGGTCAAGGCGGCACATCGGGCGGGCAGCGGGAATTTGTTCCGCATCTGGCGCGCGCGGCCGCCTCTATCGGTGTGGCTGCGATATTCATGGAAACGCATCCTGATCCCGATAATGCCCCGAGTGACGGCCCGAACATGATTCCCATGGATCAATTTGAGGCGCTGCTAAACGACATTAAGCGCTTTGACGATCTGTCAAAATCAAGTCCAGCCTTATCTATTCAATAA
- a CDS encoding sulfurtransferase, whose amino-acid sequence MLATETSSDAPLLVDAAWLADTIGRVIPIDGTWSMPNDTASLPNGFIPGSRVFDLDTVATPHPTLNHMLPDAKTFAQTVGDMGVSAEDHVVVYDRHGVFSSPRLWWTFKMFGHAKVSVLNGGLPAWIAAGHSVEKAVTDGKAVTYVPSKPLAKVVSKAEVLAALGTDAQIIDARPPGRFDATSPEPRAELRGGHMPGANNVPFGSLRTADSHFKDIEALIEAFASVDPDAPIITSCGSGITAAGLAFVLAMLGADDVSVYDGSWAEWGADSDVPIVGS is encoded by the coding sequence ATGCTAGCTACCGAGACATCATCAGACGCGCCGCTTTTAGTAGACGCCGCTTGGCTTGCGGACACCATAGGCCGTGTCATTCCGATTGACGGAACATGGTCGATGCCAAACGATACAGCCAGCTTGCCAAACGGGTTTATCCCGGGGTCGCGCGTTTTTGATTTAGACACCGTCGCGACGCCTCACCCAACGCTTAATCATATGCTGCCAGATGCGAAAACCTTCGCCCAAACCGTAGGCGATATGGGTGTGAGTGCGGAAGACCATGTGGTCGTCTATGACCGCCATGGTGTGTTCTCAAGCCCGCGCCTGTGGTGGACCTTTAAGATGTTCGGCCATGCCAAAGTCAGTGTTCTGAACGGCGGCTTGCCCGCGTGGATAGCCGCCGGGCATAGCGTCGAGAAAGCCGTAACGGATGGCAAAGCGGTGACATATGTCCCGTCAAAACCACTTGCCAAAGTCGTGAGCAAAGCCGAGGTCTTGGCCGCGCTTGGCACTGACGCCCAAATCATCGATGCTCGCCCACCGGGGCGCTTTGACGCCACATCGCCTGAGCCGCGCGCAGAATTACGCGGCGGTCATATGCCAGGCGCGAACAATGTGCCCTTTGGCTCACTACGCACCGCTGACAGCCATTTCAAAGACATTGAAGCCTTGATAGAGGCCTTCGCAAGCGTTGACCCTGACGCGCCTATTATCACCTCTTGCGGCTCTGGCATTACGGCGGCGGGACTGGCCTTTGTGCTAGCGATGTTGGGCGCAGATGACGTCTCCGTTTATGACGGCAGTTGGGCGGAATGGGGCGCGGATAGTGACGTACCGATTGTGGGGTCTTAA
- a CDS encoding ETC complex I subunit, which translates to MFARIYQPAPSTTTSGRANTHKWVIEFDNKRPLVIDPLTGTTRSTNTLSQLELEFDTVEDAVAYAKANNIPHRVEKPKVTKRVSRSYAENFAYDRKHPWTH; encoded by the coding sequence ATGTTTGCCCGTATCTATCAACCAGCTCCATCGACGACCACATCGGGTCGCGCCAATACGCATAAATGGGTGATTGAATTTGACAACAAAAGACCGCTTGTGATTGACCCGCTAACGGGGACAACGCGTTCAACCAATACACTCAGTCAGCTAGAGCTTGAGTTTGATACGGTCGAAGATGCAGTGGCCTATGCGAAAGCCAATAATATCCCGCACCGCGTGGAAAAACCCAAAGTGACCAAACGTGTTAGCCGCAGCTATGCGGAAAATTTCGCTTATGACCGTAAACATCCTTGGACACATTAA
- a CDS encoding DUF3034 family protein, with translation MDDTVLRVIALISITVMGLSSCAAFDAADSGRLLATGGVSQVEGAGGAGLAPWALITGYGTEGSYGANAFYTRADLPDFTLESIGASTGISNRVEFSYAKQKFDTGDTGPALGLRRGYSFEQDIIGAKVRVVGDAVYDQDRWTPQISVGAQYKKASDPALLGALGAKDDDGLDVYVSATKLLLDKNLLLSATLRGTKANQMGLLGFGGDQNDDYAVQFEGSAAYMVSRNVVLGADYRTKPDNLGFAKEQDAKAAYIAYFPNKNLSLTAAYVDVGEVALQGKQSGVYGSIQVGF, from the coding sequence ATGGATGATACGGTTTTGAGAGTTATTGCACTTATATCTATTACGGTGATGGGTTTGTCATCCTGTGCTGCTTTTGATGCGGCTGATAGCGGGCGTTTGCTTGCGACAGGCGGGGTTTCGCAAGTCGAAGGCGCGGGCGGTGCGGGATTAGCGCCTTGGGCTTTGATTACTGGCTATGGGACCGAAGGGTCATATGGGGCTAACGCGTTCTACACACGTGCAGACCTTCCAGATTTCACCCTGGAGTCAATCGGCGCATCCACTGGGATAAGCAACCGGGTCGAATTTTCTTATGCTAAGCAAAAATTTGATACGGGCGATACGGGCCCCGCTCTGGGTCTGCGCCGTGGATATAGCTTTGAGCAAGACATCATTGGAGCCAAGGTCCGTGTTGTCGGTGACGCCGTCTATGATCAAGACCGCTGGACGCCGCAAATTTCGGTCGGGGCGCAATATAAAAAAGCATCTGATCCTGCTTTGCTTGGTGCATTAGGCGCAAAGGATGATGACGGACTCGATGTTTATGTGTCTGCGACCAAGCTGTTACTTGATAAAAACTTACTACTGAGCGCGACCTTGCGCGGGACAAAGGCCAATCAGATGGGGTTATTGGGCTTTGGCGGGGATCAGAATGACGATTACGCCGTCCAGTTTGAAGGGTCGGCTGCCTATATGGTATCGCGTAATGTTGTGCTTGGGGCAGATTACCGCACAAAGCCCGATAATCTTGGGTTTGCCAAAGAACAAGACGCAAAGGCGGCCTATATCGCTTATTTCCCCAACAAAAATCTGTCCCTAACTGCGGCCTATGTCGATGTCGGAGAGGTCGCTTTGCAGGGTAAGCAAAGCGGTGTCTACGGCTCAATTCAAGTGGGCTTCTAA
- the metC gene encoding cystathionine beta-lyase, with the protein MKNDTQRETLFTHIGRPALGEGTPVNPDITRASTLLFDRAEDLYTTKKRSYGRHGSGVHDALKEAFKLLEGGAGTSLAPSGLAACTLPILANVKAGDHVLLTDSSYGPTRYFCQGYLSKMGVKTTLYDPHIGTGIDALIQDNTSVIILKSPGSLTFEVQDIPAITKVAKARGVTTIIDNTWSGGITLNPLALGVDISCHAATKYFGGHSDVMFGATVSATQAMADKVSDTAKYLGYASSPDDAYQILRGFRTVMQRFRHSESSALQLATWLSDQPQVARVLHPALPEHPDHSLWKRDFTGGACLFGVVLNPTSPRKVEAFINALQLFGIGYSYGGYESLAIQCDPQLKRVHGAYGAKKFDGPLVRFACGLEAADDLQADIAQALHVL; encoded by the coding sequence ATGAAAAACGATACGCAGCGCGAGACATTATTCACCCATATAGGACGTCCCGCCTTAGGCGAAGGCACGCCCGTAAACCCCGATATCACGCGCGCTTCGACCCTATTATTTGACCGCGCGGAAGACCTTTATACGACGAAAAAGCGCAGCTATGGCCGTCACGGCAGCGGCGTGCATGACGCGCTAAAAGAGGCGTTTAAGCTGCTGGAGGGCGGGGCGGGCACCAGCCTTGCGCCGAGCGGTCTGGCCGCTTGCACGCTGCCGATACTGGCCAATGTCAAAGCGGGTGATCATGTACTGCTAACGGATAGTAGCTACGGTCCGACGCGCTATTTCTGCCAAGGGTATCTGAGTAAAATGGGCGTTAAAACGACGCTGTATGATCCGCATATTGGGACGGGCATTGACGCTCTTATCCAAGATAATACCAGCGTGATTATTCTTAAATCGCCTGGTTCCTTGACCTTTGAAGTTCAAGACATTCCTGCGATTACCAAAGTCGCTAAAGCGCGCGGCGTGACGACCATAATCGATAACACATGGTCAGGCGGCATCACGCTTAACCCGCTAGCGCTTGGCGTGGATATCTCTTGCCATGCCGCAACAAAATATTTTGGCGGACATAGTGACGTTATGTTTGGTGCGACCGTGTCAGCAACACAGGCCATGGCCGACAAGGTTTCGGATACGGCCAAATATCTGGGCTATGCCAGTTCGCCCGATGATGCCTATCAAATCCTGCGCGGATTTCGCACGGTCATGCAGCGCTTTCGGCACTCCGAAAGCTCTGCGTTGCAACTCGCGACATGGCTATCAGACCAGCCGCAAGTCGCGCGCGTGTTGCACCCTGCCCTGCCAGAGCATCCTGATCACAGCTTGTGGAAACGCGATTTCACAGGGGGTGCGTGCCTCTTTGGCGTGGTGTTAAATCCCACGTCACCTCGCAAAGTCGAAGCCTTTATCAATGCACTGCAACTCTTTGGGATTGGCTATAGCTACGGCGGATATGAGAGCCTTGCGATACAATGCGACCCACAATTAAAGCGGGTTCACGGCGCTTACGGGGCCAAGAAATTTGACGGCCCGCTCGTGCGCTTTGCTTGCGGGTTAGAGGCAGCCGATGACCTGCAAGCCGACATCGCCCAAGCCCTTCATGTTTTATGA